ATCAGTAATAATGAATCTAAACTTGCGACAGTGAAGTGGGAAGGTGGAGAGTGCTCATTCCCATTAACGGCGGAAAACAGTCAGGAGAGTCTATGTCAATGATCAATAAATGGCGCTGGCTAATTGGCGCTGGTGTTCTCCTTGCTACTCAGTATGCATTAGCGTTCGGGTATGCAGATGTTTGTTATCGCAAGAATGTAAGACCCATAGATCTCAATATGTCTTTAGGCAATGTTGTTGTTGATCCAAACCTTCCTGTTGGAGGGGTTATTATGAGAAAACAATGGCCTATGCGTACTAATGGCTATCAATCGTATTTAACATGCTATGGAACGAATGCGTTGCAAGCTGAAGTGGTGATGGGCGGCCTGCGTCATTTAGGTGATGGTGTTTATCAGTCGAGCATCCCAGGGATAGGTATGAAATTTGAACGAGGTGGAAACCAAGTCAATATTCTCTATCCCGGTACTCATACGATTTATGGCGGACGAAATGGTGTAAACGTATACCTAGAAAACTCAACATTCACATTAACGTTGATAAAAACCGCACGAAAAACAGGTTCTGGCACAATTGCTAATGGGCAGTACACCGAATATGGTTACAAACATAATACGGATCCGCTAATTCGGACCTATCTACAAGGAAATGCAATCACGATTGTATCGCCATCTTGCTTAATCAATGGTGGGCGAGAACAGAATGTGACACTCGCGCCGATAAAGCGTAATCAGTTGACTGCTTATCAAGCACCTGTGGGAGAGATTGATTTTGATATTACCATGGAGTGTAACGGTGGAATTACCTCTTCAGGCTTAACTACATTTAATATTGATTTTCGTGGAAATGCTTCGGTTAGTGATGTTAATGGTGTATTAAGAAATGAAGAAGCTGGAACTAATGGTGCAAAGGGTGTTGGCATTCAAGTGATAGAGAGAAGTAGTAAAGCACCATTAAGTTTTACTCGTAGTTATAAAGTAGGTACCGTAGTGAATAATCAGGATGACTTGTTAATTTTTCCTTTAACAGCTCGATATTTTCCTTATGAAAGAGCAATTTCGGCAGGTGATGTTCGATCACACTTAGTTTTCAATGTCACTTACGATTAAAAATCATATTAAGTTTCTATAGAAAATCGCATATTTTTAATAAAAGATATGCGATTTTTTTATTTCTAAATGAATACTGGTCAGTGGTGTGAGGTCGGATGTTTTATTATATATATAATATGCAATTTTAATTTATTCTAAATAAATAAAAATACCCAGAAAGCTAATTTTAATCAATAAAGATTAATAACTACATTAGCTTTAACTGGGTACTTTTAGGTAATCAAAAAAAGATTGTTATGCGTGATGTTTAGATGGAATAATTACACTTTCTGCTGCGTATTGTAATTCTCTATTCGGAATATCGAATGAATGGTCATCGCTATTATTAATTTCACTTCTATAACCGTTAAAGAACCATTCAATGGGGCACATTAAAATTTCAGAAATATCAAGTAGATGGTCGATTGGGATCTTGTTGACACCATTTTCATACCGCGATATTTGCTGCTGACTTAAATGTAACTTATTTGCTAGATTTGCACCTGACAAGCCTAGTTCTTTTCTCCGGTTTTTTATTCTAAGACCAATGACACTATGAATGTCCATATGACATACTCAACTTATTATTAAGGTTATTATCAGTCGTTTTCACTGTATATTATATTAAATTACAAGCTGGTTTAAAAGCTAATAATTAAAATTAACGTCAAATTAAAGTATTTAACTTTCAATGATGGCCTTTCATTTAATGATAGTCATATTCGAAAGTTTGACGCTTGTTGCTGTAATGCCATTTTGAATATTCTGAATTAAAATGACAATAAGAATATCCCGCTAGAATTATGCGGTTAAACCTGTCTATTTAATAAATTAGATATTTTCTTGTTTGTGATTTAATTGTTTAATTCATTGATTAGTTTGGTTAAATTGTTCCATTTTGGAACTTTCTGGTTGAGTTGGGGATATTCTCTGTTTTTTTATCCCTCTGGAATTTATTTATTTTAAACATAAATTAAAATATAAATACATGAATGTAAAATACAAGAAAACACTTTTCTCATGAATTAAAATTTAATTAATTTTTTATTTTATTTAGGTTTTATAATTAGATATAACCAAATTCATTATATTAAATAATAAAAAAGAAATTCCTTTAGCGCTACACTAAGTATAAATATCAAGTATACTTGAGTTAACTTAATTCGCTTTATCACTGAGTGTGCGAGGGTAACATGAAACTGTATATCTATGATCATTGTCCATTTTGTGTTCGTGCCAGAATGATTTTTGGCTTAAAAAAGGTTGCGGTAGAAGAAGTTATTTTATTGGATAACGATATCGAAACCCCAACACGTATGATAGGGCGTAAAATGGTACCTATTCTAGAGAAAGAAGATGGTAGCTACTTACCTGAGAGTTTAGATATTGTGCATTACGTTGACCAATTAAGTGAGCCTCGTTTAGCCGCAGGGGAAATTAGCCCTGAAATTGATAGCTGGTATAAAGCGGTTTCTTCAACAGTATCTAAATTAGTGACACCACGTTTTACTGAATCTGAATTTCCTGAGATAGCGACGGAGGCGGCTAAAACTGCATATATCCAGCGTGTTAGCAAGTTCCATGGTGATGATTTATCGGTGCTTCGTAAAGAAACTCACACGCTGTTGATTGAGTTAGAGCCGCATATGGATCTACTAGATGTATGGCTAGAAAAGCGTAGCAAAGCACTTGTGGATATTAATGATTTTATTATCTTCCCTGTGTTGCGTAGCTTAAGTATCGTGAAAGAAATAGGTTTTAGCACCACAATTCATGACTATATGGACCGTATATCAAAAGCGACAGGAATTAATTTGTTATTCAGCCAAGCCAAATAGTGTTTAAGTAATACTAATAGAAAAAGATAAAAAAACCGCCAGATTAAAAATGGCGGTTTTTTATTTTGTAATAAGAGCAGAATCACTGCATATAATCACTTAAGGTATAAACAAGTTTATAATGTCCCTGTGTCAACGTTAAATGACCTTTGGTTAATGTTACTGTTGCACCATTTTTCAGCATACGGTTAATTAACGTATCCCATCGTGAAAGATCCTCATCTACGCACTCTAATTCTGTTTTACTTAATGTTTTAACTTTTAATGTTGCATTATTAATTGTGCCCATTCCGTTAAAGTCATTACACATAGAGGCAGAGACAAACATTTTTTCACCGAATGAAATAGATGGTACGGTCTGTTTTTTGGCAATGCGCTGACCATCCACTTCAGTTAAGACAAAATTATGATGCATCAGCTGTTGCTCAAGGGATTGCTGACGACTACCCGCCTTTACTTGATGGGTTTGGCAAGCGGCAAGTAACAAACCAAAGAGCGTTAGCGGGATCAATCTTTTCATAATACGAGATCCTGCTAAGGCTTCACGACATTTGGGCAGTTCTCGCCACGACTGATTTGTTGAATATTACTCAGTGTTGTTAAGCTAATACTTGTTAAAGCTTCTTCGGTTAAAAACGCCTGATGACCGGTAAATAAGACGTTATGACAAGAAGACAATCGGCGGAAGATATCATCTTGAATCACATCATTAGATTTATCTTCAAAGAATAGATCTCTTTCATTCTCATACACATCCATGCCCAATGCGCCAATCTTTTGGGATTTAAGTGCATTAATAGCAGCAGCAGAATCGACTAAAGCTCCACGGCTGGTATTGATGATCATCACGCCCGATTTCATGCGATTAAACGCATTTTCATCCAGTAAATGGTGGTTTTCCGGTGTTAAAGGGCAGTGCAGAGAAATAACATCGGATTCTCGATACAAGGTGTCTAAATCGACATACTCGGCACCCATATCAAGGACAGCTTGGTTAGGGTATGGGTCATGAGCCAGTAAGCGCATTCCAAATCCTTTTAAAATACGTAAAGTAGCTTGGCCAATTTTGCCCGTACCAATAATGCCTGCAGTACGGTTATGCATATTAAAGCCAGTTAAACCTTCGAGAGAAAAGTTAGCATCTCGCGTACGCTGATATGCGCGATGAATACGGCGATTCAAACATAGCATCATACCAACCGCATGTTCTGCAACAGCTTCAGGAGAGTAAGCGGGAACGCGAACGACTTGAATGCCCAACTCATTGGCGGCATCTAAATCAACATTATTAAAGCCGGCGCAGCGTAACGCGAGAATATGTACATCGAGAGCTGCGAGCTCTTCCAGCACAGCACGGTTCGCTTCATCATTAACAAAAATGCAGACTGCATCAGCACCGACGGCGTTTTTGGCTGTCTGAACCGTTAATGGAAAATCAAAGTATTCAATATTAAAATTAAACTCTGATTGTTGGTTGACCTGCTCCATATGTTTACGATCATACTGTTTGGTGCTATAGGAAACAATTTTCATCAGAGGAACTCCATAATTTATAGGAACCAATAAAATGACAAGCTGTAGGTAAAATAAACAAACCTACAAAAATATGCATTCAGAATAAGACAATTAGTGGCGTAAATCACCTCTAAATTAAGAAAATATCTAACTGTTTACGTTTGATTTTTGTTTACACACTATCTTTAACAAAGACGGTCATTTTTAGTGTTAAAATAATGCGATTGTTAAGCTTTGCTTTTTCTTCTTTAAAGAATAGATAACGTTAAGGGGTTGCGTGAAAATTTGCATTATTGGTATATCTGGGGCAGGGAAAACAACACTCGCTCAAAAGTTATCGAAAGAATTTAGTCTCCCCGCATATGGTTATGATGAAATTTATTGGGATAAAAGCCAGATGGAGTATGTCAAAAACCCTCAGGATAAAATTAAATCTCTGGTGGCTGATATCAAGTCTCAAGATAACTGGATAGTGGAAGGGGCTTATGATAAGCGCCTAGCGCCATTTTTTGCAGATAGCTCATTCATTATTAGATTGAAAATTCCATATCGAGTTTGCGCTTTTAGGGTCATTAAACGCTTTTTATTATCACAATTGGCAGGGGTGCGACCGAAAGAAACATTGATGAATACGTTAGAGCTACTACGTTTTGCTAAACAATTTGATCTGCGATTGGATGAATTTTTTGCAGCTAATCCGATATTTGCCGAAAAAGTGAAGGTTGTGCATGATATACAATCATGTTCTCGTGAAATTGCCAACCATGCAGCATCACACAATCACTAAGAACTGACTGAAAATAATGAAGTAATGGCGTGAACGATAGGGTTAGGTTGTTCATTTCGGCTTTAAAAGATTAGAATATATTCATCTAAATAGAGAAAGTTATTATGGAAATGACCTACATTGCAATGCAAGTCGTCGAGCTTCTCGTCCCAATGCATCCTTTCACTTTATTTTCATCCATCTCATCAATGATATTTATCGCTGCTTCATGAAGATGATGCTCAGAGAATATGTATGAAACGGGCAATAAAAATACTGCTCTTCTTATTAGGGGTGAGTGTTGTGCTCCTAATCATATTATGGTCAACATTAACCCGTTGGGCCCCCGTGGTTGCGAGTCATTTTTTACCGCCGCCAGTGACGCTGTCACTTTCTGAACCACAACTTGTTAATCATCAAATTAGATTCCCGAGTGTGGGATTAAGTGCAAATAATTGTTCTCTTGTCACAGTAACGGATGCCAGAATCTCTTTTTTCCCGATTAGAGCCAAAATTGATGGACTTGATGTTAATGCGGAATGTTTGGATAGCATTAAAACGAGTGAGGAATCACCAAGTTCTCCTGTAAACATCACGGAGATACTGGAAGAGATCCCGCAATTTTCACTCGTCATTGATAAAATCACACTGCATTCTTGGGAGCAATATCAAGGGAGTTTATGGTTACGCAGTACCGCTGATTCTCCACTTATGTTGGATTATCAAGGAGAAAATGTACGGGTTTCTTCTTTTGTTAATTCGCAAAATCAACTGATTGTGCAGCAGTTTTCGGCAACGTTACCTCAGAGCACATTAGCGTTAGAAGAGTTGCAAGCACTGGGTCAAAGTAAGCCACAAGAAGAGTCTCAACATATTGAATTAACTGCACAATTGGCTTTACCTCTGACGACGGCTCAACTGCCCGAAACGGGAGATATCGAAGCTCAATTTAAGCTTATTGAGTTAAATAAACGCTTAAATACAAAACTGCATTGGCAGCGTGACCAAGGCTTACTGACCGTTACGGATCTTGAGCAGCAACAAGAATTATTCCATCTTCCATGGCAGGTTTCATCATCACAAGTGATCGTAACGGATGGCCAATGGCGCTGGGATGACGCACAAATTCCACTTCATGGTGGAATTGCATTTCAAATAGATAACTGGAATCAAACCTTGAGTGAGTTTGTGGTTTCAGGTCGTTTGAACATGTTGACTGATGCGAAAAAAGGAAAAGCTAACTTAGTCCTTACGCTTGAACCTAGCCGTATCAATCTCCTCGATGCAAATATTGATTTTAGACTCAACGGTCAAGTGAAATACGATGACATGGTGCTGGATATCAATTTGCCAGCGAAAATTGCAGGTCAGTTGGTTTCACCTACCGTCGCATTTATGCCTGGTTCATTAATGAGAGCCTATGGGCGGGTTTCACCGACGATTCTGTTACGGGAAATACGCTTGCCTTTGGCGGGTACCCGTTTAAATGCCGAAGGTATTTCGGGGCGCTTACAAGCGATTTTAAAAGTAAAAGAACAGTATTGGGGTGACTTTGATATTCATCTCGATGGTAGCGCGAATAAGTTTAATATTGATAAAGGTAAATGGTTCTGGAATTACTGGGGAAATGCTCAGCTGCCTGCTTTAGCCGCTCGTTGGGATGTTAAAGGTAACGGCAGTTGGCAAGATACTCAATTAACGCTCAATAGCTTAAATACGGGGTTTGACCAAATTCAATATGGTTTACTCTCCATGTCCGCTCCGCGCCTTAAATTGACATCCCCGTTGGTTTGGCAGCGAGATCTAGCAAAAGCTGATTTTTATGGCGCATTGCAATTAACCAGTAACCGAATGTTATTTGGCGCAGACAGCTATTTGCCTAAAATTACGGCAAATGCAGAACTTAAAGGAACATCCCCAGCCAGTTTTCAGTTAAAAGGGGATTTAAGTACCCGGCAAGTAGGGCCTATCGTCATCTTTGGACGCTGGGACGGCGAACGTCTGCGTGGTGAAGCGCGTTGGCCAGAGCAGTCAGTTAAAGCATTTCAGACATTAATTCCGAAAGATCTAAATATTGAATTACGAGAGGGTAAACTATTTTCTCAAGCTGCTTTTTCCATGACGCCAGAAAATGGTTTCATTGCTGGTGGACACTGGCGAGTGCAAAATACGAGCTTATGGATGAAGGATGGTGAGCTTAGTGGCTTGGATTTTGTCTTACCGTGGAAATTACACAATAGTACGTGGACATTAGGTGAAAAATCACCCGTTGAATTACGAATAAAACATATCACGAATTTATTCGAATTCACTGATGTCAAAGCGGATTTATCGGGAACATATCCTCCGACGGAAACTCATCCAATCCAACTGAGTAATGTTGGATTTAAAATGTTAGGTGGTGAAATTAATCTCGATTTACTTCGCTGGCCACAAAATAAACCCGCTACGATTAGCGTCCATCAAGTGGAACTTAGCGAGCTATTCACAAAACTAAAAGTTTCACAATTTGCGGTTTCTGGTCGAGTAAATGGCGAGTTGCCATTTTACCTGAATAACCCTGATTGGATTATTAAAGGGGGATGGATGGAAAATAACGGGCCTTTGACATTACGCTTAGATACCAATTTTGTAGAGTCTATTGCCAAAGATAATATTTCAGCGGGATCGGCGATTGGATGGCTACAATACCTTGAAATTCAACGCAGTCGTACGGATGTGAATGTCACAAACTTGGGGTTGCTCACTATGTCGACTATTCTTGAAGGGTATAACACCAAAGAAGCTAAGAAGCGTGAAGTTCACTTAAATTATCACCATGAAGAGAATATTTTTCAGTTATGGCGTAGCTTACGGTTTGGTACTGGTTTAGAAGAATGGCTCGAGAAGAATATATAAAAGGGAAAAGAACTAACGTGAAAATATTAAAATTGATCATGATGATGGCAATGGCGTCGCTATTAACGGCATGTTTACGCGTAGAGGTCGCTACGCCAGATAAACCAATTAACATCAATATGAATGTTAAGATTGAGCATGAAATTCAAATTAAAGCTGACCGACAAGTGGAAGAGTTATTAAAAGAAAACAGCGATCTATTCGGTGAGGTACCTGCGAAATGATGAACTGGTTTAAAGTCGTCACGTTATGTTCCACATTAAGCATATTTTCTGCATTTGCTCTGACGGTGGAAGAAGGTAAAACTCACGGTATTGTGGGGGAGACCTTATCGGGGTATTTGGCGGTAATTGACCAAAGTAGTGCAGATGCAAAGCAATTGGTTGAACATATCAATGCCGAAAGAAAAAATCGATATACAGAAATTGCAGATAAAAATGGGCTTAAAACCAATGATGTCGCAAGAATGGCAGGGCAGAAATTGGTTGAACGCGCACCAGCAGGAGAATATGTACGCGGTATTAATGGACAATGGATGCAGAAAAAATAAAAATGCGCACTATTTTTAATTCTAGATGAAACAAGTGCGCATTATTTTCGATTTTAACTGCTAAGCAATCAGTGAATCAATATGGTTTCGCGCATGTGATTGCGCTTTCTCTGCGGATTCAGCGCCTAACGAGGTGCCTTCTGCGAAAATAAATTCAATGTCTTTAATGCCAATAAAATTCAAAAATAGGGTGATGTAAGGCACCATGATATCCGTTGGTGTATCTTTATAAATGCCGCCTCGGCTTGTCAGAATATATGCACGCTTATTGGTTAATAAACCCACAGCACCTTGTTCGGTATATTTAAAGGTATGGCCAGAGCGGGCGATAAAATCAAAGTAATGCTTCAGTTGAGATGGAACCGAAAAGTTGTACATCGGTGCGGTTATCACTAAAACATCATTATGTTTAATCTCATCAATGAGCTGATTTGATAGGTCTAAATGTGCTTGTTGCTGCGCGGTTATAGTGTCAGTAGGTGCAAAAGCTGCTAAAATTTCCCCATCAATCGCAGGGATTGGCTGGTGAACTAAATCTCGAACTGTAAATTCATCATCGGGATTTTTTTCTTGCCACTGTTGTACAAAATAATCAGCCATTTTATTGCTGTGTGAATAATCTGCCAAAATGCTTGATTTCAATAGTAGTACTTTACTCATTATTTTCCTCGAAACTCATGTGTCTATCTCATCAGATAATGATGATACTCGGTATGTGGCAGATTAATAGGAAGAAATTTAGAAGGCACACTTCAAAAAAACTGATGGTATTTGTATGAAATAACTAAAATCATAAAACAAACCAAAATATTATCTTTAGCCACCATAAGATTATAGGTCGATGAGTGGCGTTATAATGAATTGAAAAATAAGGATTTAAGAATGGATCCCATTCTATCAGCATTACATGCTGAAATTGAACAAATATCACTGCGTGATCAATGGCAACTGAAGAAACGCCTCCACGGTATCGCAAAAATACAAGATCAAAAATCTCGTATGGCAGTTATCGAGGTCATCAAAGGGGATATTGCAAAGGCAAGACAGAAGGTTGAGAAAAAAAGCCTGAATATGCCGAAAATTGTTTACCCCGAAAACTTACCGGTTAGCCAAAGAAAACAAGCTATTTTTGATGCGATTAATCAGCATCAAGTGGTGATCATTGCCGGTGAAACGGGATCAGGTAAAACCACGCAGATCCCTAAAATTTGCTTAGAGCTGGGCCGCGGCGTGAAGGGCTTTATTGGTCATACTCAGCCAAGAAGATTGGCGGCTCGCTCGGTGGCTTCGCGCCTTGCTCAAGAGTTAGAGTGTGAGCTAGGCACAAATGTCGGTTATAAAGTTCGCTTTAGTGACCAAGTGAGTGATACCACCCAAGTTAAATTAATGACAGATGGTATTTTGCTGGCGGAATTGCAGAATGATAAATTGCTGTTGCAATACGACACAATTATTATCGATGAAGCCCATGAGCGCAGTTTAAATATTGATTTTATTTTAGGTTATTTACGTCAATTATTGCCTAAGCGTCCTGATTTAAAAGTCATTATTACATCTGCAACGATTGATCCAGAACGATTCTCTCGACACTTTGGTCATGCGCCAATTGTGGAAGTTTCAGGGCGGACATACCCGGTTGAAGTACGTTATCGCCCAATTATGGGGGATGATAATGACAGCGAACGTGACCAAATTGACGGTATTGTCGATGCGGTTAATGAGCTCGGGCGTGAAAGTGCCGGTGATATTCTGATATTTATGAGTGGTGAGCGAGAAATTCGTGACACCGCAGATGCACTATCCAAGCTACAGCTACGCCATACGGAAGTCTTACCGCTATTTGCACGGTTATCTAACAGTGAGCAAAACCGTATTTTTCATCCTCATGGTGGTCGCCGAATTATTCTTGCCACTAACGTGGCAGAAACCTCACTGACGGTTCCGGGGATCAAATATGTGATTGATACGGGTTATGCGCGTATCAGTCGTTATAGTTATCGTACCAAGGTACAACGCTTACCTGTCGAAGCGATTTCGCAAGCGTCCGCCAATCAGCGTAAAGGGCGTTGTGGTCGTGTTTCGGACGGTATTTGCATCCGCTTGTATTCTGAAGAGGATTTCTTATCTCGACCAGAGTTTACCGATCCTGAAATCCTGAGAACTAACTTGGCGTCGGTCATTTTACAGATGACCTCAATCGGACTTGGGGATATTGCGGCATTTCCATTCGTTGAAGCGCCGGATAAGCGTAATATTCAAGATGGTGTCAAATTACTGGAAGAGCTTGGTGGGATCCAACCTCATAAAGATGCAGACAAAGGTTATCGATTAACTGATATCGGACGCCAGCTAGCACAATTACCCGTTGACCCGCGTTTAGCGCGAATGGTGATTGAAGCCAGAAAGTATGGAGCGGTACGCGAAACAATGGTGATTGTTTCAGCATTATCGATTCAAGATCCCCGCGAAAGACC
The Providencia alcalifaciens DNA segment above includes these coding regions:
- a CDS encoding fimbrial protein translates to MSMINKWRWLIGAGVLLATQYALAFGYADVCYRKNVRPIDLNMSLGNVVVDPNLPVGGVIMRKQWPMRTNGYQSYLTCYGTNALQAEVVMGGLRHLGDGVYQSSIPGIGMKFERGGNQVNILYPGTHTIYGGRNGVNVYLENSTFTLTLIKTARKTGSGTIANGQYTEYGYKHNTDPLIRTYLQGNAITIVSPSCLINGGREQNVTLAPIKRNQLTAYQAPVGEIDFDITMECNGGITSSGLTTFNIDFRGNASVSDVNGVLRNEEAGTNGAKGVGIQVIERSSKAPLSFTRSYKVGTVVNNQDDLLIFPLTARYFPYERAISAGDVRSHLVFNVTYD
- a CDS encoding helix-turn-helix domain-containing protein; the encoded protein is MDIHSVIGLRIKNRRKELGLSGANLANKLHLSQQQISRYENGVNKIPIDHLLDISEILMCPIEWFFNGYRSEINNSDDHSFDIPNRELQYAAESVIIPSKHHA
- the grxB gene encoding glutaredoxin 2, which codes for MKLYIYDHCPFCVRARMIFGLKKVAVEEVILLDNDIETPTRMIGRKMVPILEKEDGSYLPESLDIVHYVDQLSEPRLAAGEISPEIDSWYKAVSSTVSKLVTPRFTESEFPEIATEAAKTAYIQRVSKFHGDDLSVLRKETHTLLIELEPHMDLLDVWLEKRSKALVDINDFIIFPVLRSLSIVKEIGFSTTIHDYMDRISKATGINLLFSQAK
- a CDS encoding META domain-containing protein; its protein translation is MKRLIPLTLFGLLLAACQTHQVKAGSRQQSLEQQLMHHNFVLTEVDGQRIAKKQTVPSISFGEKMFVSASMCNDFNGMGTINNATLKVKTLSKTELECVDEDLSRWDTLINRMLKNGATVTLTKGHLTLTQGHYKLVYTLSDYMQ
- a CDS encoding 2-hydroxyacid dehydrogenase yields the protein MKIVSYSTKQYDRKHMEQVNQQSEFNFNIEYFDFPLTVQTAKNAVGADAVCIFVNDEANRAVLEELAALDVHILALRCAGFNNVDLDAANELGIQVVRVPAYSPEAVAEHAVGMMLCLNRRIHRAYQRTRDANFSLEGLTGFNMHNRTAGIIGTGKIGQATLRILKGFGMRLLAHDPYPNQAVLDMGAEYVDLDTLYRESDVISLHCPLTPENHHLLDENAFNRMKSGVMIINTSRGALVDSAAAINALKSQKIGALGMDVYENERDLFFEDKSNDVIQDDIFRRLSSCHNVLFTGHQAFLTEEALTSISLTTLSNIQQISRGENCPNVVKP
- a CDS encoding AAA family ATPase produces the protein MKICIIGISGAGKTTLAQKLSKEFSLPAYGYDEIYWDKSQMEYVKNPQDKIKSLVADIKSQDNWIVEGAYDKRLAPFFADSSFIIRLKIPYRVCAFRVIKRFLLSQLAGVRPKETLMNTLELLRFAKQFDLRLDEFFAANPIFAEKVKVVHDIQSCSREIANHAASHNH
- a CDS encoding YdbH family protein → MKRAIKILLFLLGVSVVLLIILWSTLTRWAPVVASHFLPPPVTLSLSEPQLVNHQIRFPSVGLSANNCSLVTVTDARISFFPIRAKIDGLDVNAECLDSIKTSEESPSSPVNITEILEEIPQFSLVIDKITLHSWEQYQGSLWLRSTADSPLMLDYQGENVRVSSFVNSQNQLIVQQFSATLPQSTLALEELQALGQSKPQEESQHIELTAQLALPLTTAQLPETGDIEAQFKLIELNKRLNTKLHWQRDQGLLTVTDLEQQQELFHLPWQVSSSQVIVTDGQWRWDDAQIPLHGGIAFQIDNWNQTLSEFVVSGRLNMLTDAKKGKANLVLTLEPSRINLLDANIDFRLNGQVKYDDMVLDINLPAKIAGQLVSPTVAFMPGSLMRAYGRVSPTILLREIRLPLAGTRLNAEGISGRLQAILKVKEQYWGDFDIHLDGSANKFNIDKGKWFWNYWGNAQLPALAARWDVKGNGSWQDTQLTLNSLNTGFDQIQYGLLSMSAPRLKLTSPLVWQRDLAKADFYGALQLTSNRMLFGADSYLPKITANAELKGTSPASFQLKGDLSTRQVGPIVIFGRWDGERLRGEARWPEQSVKAFQTLIPKDLNIELREGKLFSQAAFSMTPENGFIAGGHWRVQNTSLWMKDGELSGLDFVLPWKLHNSTWTLGEKSPVELRIKHITNLFEFTDVKADLSGTYPPTETHPIQLSNVGFKMLGGEINLDLLRWPQNKPATISVHQVELSELFTKLKVSQFAVSGRVNGELPFYLNNPDWIIKGGWMENNGPLTLRLDTNFVESIAKDNISAGSAIGWLQYLEIQRSRTDVNVTNLGLLTMSTILEGYNTKEAKKREVHLNYHHEENIFQLWRSLRFGTGLEEWLEKNI
- a CDS encoding YnbE family lipoprotein, coding for MMMAMASLLTACLRVEVATPDKPININMNVKIEHEIQIKADRQVEELLKENSDLFGEVPAK
- a CDS encoding YdbL family protein translates to MMNWFKVVTLCSTLSIFSAFALTVEEGKTHGIVGETLSGYLAVIDQSSADAKQLVEHINAERKNRYTEIADKNGLKTNDVARMAGQKLVERAPAGEYVRGINGQWMQKK
- a CDS encoding FMN-dependent NADH-azoreductase; the encoded protein is MSKVLLLKSSILADYSHSNKMADYFVQQWQEKNPDDEFTVRDLVHQPIPAIDGEILAAFAPTDTITAQQQAHLDLSNQLIDEIKHNDVLVITAPMYNFSVPSQLKHYFDFIARSGHTFKYTEQGAVGLLTNKRAYILTSRGGIYKDTPTDIMVPYITLFLNFIGIKDIEFIFAEGTSLGAESAEKAQSHARNHIDSLIA